The following coding sequences are from one Dreissena polymorpha isolate Duluth1 chromosome 8, UMN_Dpol_1.0, whole genome shotgun sequence window:
- the LOC127842844 gene encoding uncharacterized protein LOC127842844: MKEDRYVTSQPLRFGEKDYNIRALNNLSYHRLHAGHVDLLKKECLANVHFCVAKLHALPVEALLDDFTAAKAAFPGDLLIRGVLEALLLSRKGLQTDPDQFVPQLHGRLEDSETTAEFKQRLREYSSKVWFEPDVNILERPEGKILHSIHVHASDIDMMTMTLCGTYVITVCQSLKEIKIWNIKVVPPRLLRKVTGKGQCTKVALCHGDEWVAMEVGNVIQVEELQTGKQCLDIPLKGRASAKTFCAAGKRKKTIVTLFRKQMNIYDVTNGSLMQTLTSSSDEAKFGAMSNPSGRDRYVGMTSDDQYFLSVLDLDSMTLMPAWRGFEIPDGEGEFEKHEIEAFDISPDETYVVYTTLFTGEIVFAGFNGNRLRSITPNEKLNIRSINFTADGTYIYYISGSTVFVVNSSTLQEEDRLEHKIDLTGASTVDMVTMVTIAEDSNLRVWD; this comes from the exons ATGAAAGAGGACCGCTATGTGACGTCACAACCACTGCGTTTCGGAGAGAAGGACTACAACATCCGGGCTCTCAACAATCTGTCCTACCACCGCCTGCACGCGGGTCACGTTGACCTTCTCAAGAAGGAGTGTCTCGCTAACGTGCACTTCTGCGTTGCTAAGTTACACGCACTTCCTGTTGA GGCACTCTTGGACGACTTCACGGCGGCCAAAGCGGCGTTCCCGGGGGATCTCCTAATCAGGGGCGTCCTGGAGGCACTGCTTCTCTCCCGGAAAGGGCTGCAGACGGACCCGGACCAATTTGTGCCGCAGTTACACGGTCGCCTTGAGGACAGCGAG ACAACAGCCGAGTTCAAGCAGCGCTTGCGCGAATACAGCTCTAAAGTGTGGTTCGAGCCCGATGTCAACATCCTGGAGCGTCCCGAGGGTAAGATTCTACACAGCATCCACGTGCACGCGTCCGACATTGACATGATGACGATGACGTTATGTGGCACATACGTAATCACAG TCTGTCAGTCGTTGAAGGAGATCAAAATCTGGAACATCAAGGTCGTACCTCCGCGGTTGCTACGCAAAGTGACGGGTAAAGGTCAGTGCACAAAGGTCGCGTTGTGCCATGGTGACGAGTGGGTCGCCATGGAAGTGGGCAACGTTATACAAGTAGAAGAACTCCAAACTG GTAAACAATGTTTGGACATACCGCTCAAGGGCCGTGCTTCCGCAAAAACGTTCTGTGCTGCTGGTAAACGCAAGAAAACGATCGTCACGTTATTTCGAAAACAAATGAACATATATGACGTCACAAATGGTAGCCTGATGCAGACTCTTACATCATCAAGTGACGAAGCGAAATTTGGAGCAATGAGCAACCCTTCAG GTCGAGACAGATACGTTGGTATGACAAGCGACGATCAATACTTCCTGTCTGTCCTTGACCTTGATTCCATGACATTGATGCCTGCGTGGCGAGGATTTGAGATCCCCGACGGAGAAGGCGAATTTGAAAAACATGAAATCGAGGCTTTCGACATCTCCCCCGACGAAACTTACGTCGTATACACCACTTTGTTCACCGGCGAAATCGTGTTCGCGGGTTTCAATGGCAACCGTCTTCGCTCTATTACAC CTAACGAGAAACTTAACATTCGCAGTATAAACTTCACTGCCGACGGCACATATATCTACTACATCAGCGGGAGTACCGTCTTCGTTGTCAATTCGTCCACGCTGCAG GAGGAAGATCGTCTCGAACACAAAATTGACCTAACCGGCGCAAGCACCGTTGACATGGTAACAATGGTAACGATTGCAGAAGACAGCAACCTTAGGGTATGGGATTGA